A region from the Brassica napus cultivar Da-Ae chromosome C8, Da-Ae, whole genome shotgun sequence genome encodes:
- the LOC106415270 gene encoding phosphopantothenoylcysteine decarboxylase subunit VHS3 encodes MEWEEQGLRSSLVLDSASVLMLTASSLMATVLSSLVELLAQVAALEGDVKENGDEVVDAEEGNENNEDGDSGDDDGGEDEEEGGDAGEVKETKKGSASGPGENGEAGDGDDDEPEGGDDNDDDDDENENNDDDDDDDEEEEDDDGGEEDEEEVEEEEEEEEDEEEEALQPPKKRKK; translated from the exons ATGGAGTGGGAGGAACAAGGTTTGAGGTCGTCCTTGGTGCTTGATAGCGCTTCGGTGCTAATGCTCACCGCTTCGTCTCTAATGGCTACTGTGCTTTCCTCTTTGGTAGAGCTCCTCGCTCAG GTCGCTGCCTTGGAGGGTGATGTTAAAGAGAACGGAGACGAGGTTGTTGATGCAGAGGAAGGCAATGAAAACAATGAAGACGGTGATAgtggtgatgatgatggaggggaagacgaagaagaaggcgGTGATGCAGGGGAAGTAAAGGAGACCAAGAAAGGATCTGCAAGTGGTCCTGGTGAGAATGGTGAAGCTGGAGATGGTGATGACGATGAACCTGAAGGGGGTGACgacaatgatgatgatgacgacgaaAATGAGaacaatgatgatgatgatgatgatgacgaggAAGAGGAGGATGACGATGgtggtgaagaagatgaagaagaggtggaggaagaagaggaagaggaagaagatgaggaggAAGAGGCCCTACAGCCaccaaagaagaggaagaagtaa
- the LOC106415268 gene encoding pentatricopeptide repeat-containing protein At2g22070-like translates to MMDPPVPPSSHTLQLCTNLLQSPLKANNGRFTAQLVHCRVIKSGLFFSVYLINNLMNVYSKTGNAIHARKLFDEMPLRTAFSWNTVISAYAKRGDMSSAREFFDQMPKKDSVSWTTMIVGFKKIGLYRKAVRTMGEMMMNEEGGVEPTQYTLTNVLASVSATGCVETGRKVHTFVLKLGLSSNVSVSNSLLSMYAKCGDPVTARVVFDRMAVRDISSLNAMIALHMQVCEIDLAAAQFDQMAERDIVTWNTMVAGYNQRGYDLRALDTFSKMLRESSSLLSPDRFTLSSVLSACANLEKLSVGKQIHSHIVATGFDVSGIVLNAVISMYSRCGGVETARRLVEQRGHADLKIEGLTALLDGYIKLGDMNQAKVIFDSLKSRDVVAWTAMLVGYEQHGLYGEAISLFRSMVGEEGGQRPNGYTLAAMLSVASSLASLSHGEQIHGSAVKSGEVYSVSVGNALITMYSKAGSIASARRAFELIRCKKDTVSWTSMIIALGQHGHAEEALELFETMLAERLRPDHITFVGVFSACTHAGLVDEGRRYFDMMKSVDKIEPTLSHYACMVDLFGRAGLLQEAHEFIEKMPVEADVVTWGSLLSACRVHKNVDLGKIAAERLLRIEPENSGAYSALANLYSACGKWDESAKIRKSMKDGRVKKEQGFSWIEVKHKVHVFGVEDGVHPQKKEIYMTMKKIWDEIKKMGYVPDTASVLHDLEEEVKEQILRHHSEKLAIAFGLISTPDKTTLRIMKNLRVCNDCHTAIKFISKLVGREIIVRDATRFHHFKNGLCSCRDYW, encoded by the coding sequence ATGATGGACCCTCCTGTTCCACCTTCGTCACATACTCTACAACTCTGCACCAATCTCCTGCAAAGTCCTCTCAAGGCCAACAACGGTCGTTTCACAGCTCAGCTGGTCCATTGCCGCGTCATCAAATCAGGTCTCTTCTTCAGCGTCTACCTCATCAACAATCTAATGAACGTCTACTCAAAAACCGGCAACGCTATCCACGCACGCAAActgttcgacgaaatgcctCTGAGAACCGCTTTCTCGTGGAACACGGTTATCTCCGCCTACGCCAAACGAGGAGACATGAGCTCCGCACGAGAGTTCTTCGATCAAATGCCAAAGAAGGATTCTGTCTCGTGGACCACGATGATCGTAGGGTTCAAGAAGATAGGCCTGTACCGAAAGGCTGTAAGAACTATGGGGGAGATGATGATGAATGAAGAAGGTGGGGTTGAGCCGACGCAGTACACGCTCACGAACGTTCTTGCCTCGGTTTCTGCAACCGGGTGTGTGGAGACAGGTAGAAAGGTTCACACTTTCGTCCTCAAGCTTGGACTTTCGAGTAACGTCTCGGTTTCGAACTCGCTGCTTAGCATGTACGCGAAATGCGGTGATCCCGTGACGGCGAGAGTTGTTTTCGATCGAATGGCGGTTAGAGATATCTCAAGCTTGAACGCTATGATTGCGTTGCACATGCAGGTTTGTGAGATTGATCTCGCTGCAGCGCAGTTTGATCAAATGGCTGAGAGAGATATCGTCACTTGGAACACTATGGTCGCTGGTTACAATCAGCGCGGGTACGACCTCAGAGCTTTAGATACGTTTTCAAAGATGCTTAGAGAGTCCTCCTCTCTGTTGTCGCCGGATAGGTTCACTCTCTCTAGTGTGTTATCCGCTTGTGCAAATCTTGAGAAGCTTAGTGTTGGGAAGCAGATTCATTCTCATATCGTTGCAACAGGGTTTGATGTCTCTGGGATCGTGTTGAACGCTGTGATCTCTATGTACTCGAGGTGTGGTGGGGTCGAGACCGCGAGAAGGCTCGTTGAACAGAGAGGCCACGCTGATCTCAAGATCGAAGGCCTTACAGCTTTGCTCGATGGGTACATTAAGCTTGGAGATATGAACCAAGCTAAGGTTATATTCGACTCGTTGAAAAGTCGTGACGTAGTTGCGTGGACCGCTATGCTCGTTGGATACGAGCAGCACGGTTTGTACGGCGAAGCGATAAGCCTTTTCAGATCAATGGTTGGAGAAGAAGGAGGGCAGAGACCAAACGGTTACACGCTCGCGGCGATGCTAAGCGTAGCGTCGAGCTTAGCATCTTTGAGTCACGGCGAGCAGATCCACGGGAGTGCTGTGAAGTCAGGGGAAGTGTATTCAGTTTCCGTCGGCAACGCGTTGATAACGATGTATTCAAAGGCGGGCAGCATTGCATCCGCGAGGCGGGCGTTTGAGTTGATACGCTGTAAAAAGGATACAGTGTCTTGGACGTCGATGATAATCGCGCTGGGACAGCACGGCCACGCGGAGGAAGCTCTCGAGCTCTTTGAGACTATGCTGGCTGAAAGACTAAGACCTGATCACATAACGTTTGTTGGTGTTTTCTCCGCTTGCACTCACGCTGGTCTGGTCGACGAAGGGCGTCGGTACTTTGACATGATGAAGAGCGTGGATAAGATTGAGCCTACGCTTAGCCACTACGCTTGTATGGTGGACCTGTTTGGACGCGCTGGTTTGCTCCAGGAAGCGCATGAGTTTATCGAGAAGATGCCGGTTGAGGCGGATGTGGTGACGTGGGGGTCACTGCTCTCTGCTTGCAGGGTTCACAAGAACGTCGATCTCGGGAAAATCGCAGCAGAGAGGCTGCTTCGAATCGAGCCAGAGAACAGCGGAGCGTACTCAGCCTTGGCTAACTTATACTCAGCTTGCGGGAAATGGGACGAATCCGCGAAGATAAGGAAGTCGATGAAAGATGGGAGAGTGAAGAAGGAGCAAGGGTTTAGCTGGATCGAAGTGAAGCATAAAGTCCACGTCTTTGGAGTTGAAGACGGGGTTCATCCGCAGAAGAAGGAGATCTACATGACCATGAAGAAGATATGGGACGAGATCAAGAAAATGGGTTATGTTCCCGACACTGCTTCAGTGCTACATGATCTCGAAGAAGAGGTTAAGGAGCAGATTCTGAGGCACCATAGTGAGAAGCTAGCGATAGCTTTTGGGCTGATTAGCACTCCGGATAAAACCACGTTAAGGATCATGAAGAATCTCAGAGTGTGTAATGATTGTCATACGGCTATAAAGTTTATCTCCAAGCTTGTGGGAAGGGAGATAATAGTGAGAGACGCCACAAGGTTTCACCATTTTAAAAATGGGTTGTGTTCTTGCCGGGACTACTGGTGA
- the LOC106414247 gene encoding F-box/kelch-repeat protein At2g44630: MPPPPSLSSLPIEIVLEILARVPKRFHQTLSCVSKTFRRLLRSPEVHKIRSLLRRDSLFICFVEKTDQQWFSLRRAENNNPTTEMNHFVSIDLAFPCQTEKEPSVVAIGAEIFFICGSFYPSSAMWVLDSRTGTFRRGPSSRAARLCKSVGVVGSKVYVIGSYRDDEIHVEAFDAKTNTWELALVPEDQGWWSSDATVSLNRKVCALHFSSDANCYDTRDGSCERLGLPKGERLWRSRTGAYVMNNVLYVYYARFGLMWYDSEMRLWRVVNGLSHLNKVRSVAMAEYYGKLAFLWEDEVGVSGGTKEVWCRMIALERSEEGVDGIAEASQLLGSVPRGYILRHCLSVSD; this comes from the coding sequence ATGCCGCCGCCGCCGTCGCTTTCCTCACTTCCCATCGAAATCGTCTTGGAAATCTTAGCTCGCGTCCCGAAACGCTTTCACCAGACCCTCTCTTGCGTCTCCAAGACCTTCCGCCGTCTTCTTCGTTCCCCGGAGGTACACAAGATTCGCTCTCTCCTCCGCAGAGACTCGCTCTTCATCTGCTTCGTCGAAAAAACAGATCAACAATGGTTCTCTCTCCGAAGAGCCGAGAATAACAACCCGACGACGGAGATGAACCACTTCGTCTCCATCGACCTCGCGTTCCCTTGTCAGACCGAGAAAGAGCCCTCCGTCGTCGCCATAGGGGCGGAGATCTTCTTTATCTGCGGATCGTTCTATCCTTCGTCGGCCATGTGGGTTCTTGATTCAAGAACCGGGACGTTTCGCCGAGGACCTAGCTCGAGAGCTGCTAGGCTATGCAAAAGCGTGGGTGTGGTCGGGAGCAAGGTGTACGTGATCGGGAGCTACAGAGACGACGAGATACACGTGGAGGCTTTTGACGCGAAGACGAACACGTGGGAGCTAGCGCTGGTTCCTGAGGATCAAGGTTGGTGGAGTTCGGATGCGACCGTGTCGTTAAACAGGAAAGTCTGTGCGTTACATTTCTCTAGCGATGCTAATTGCTACGATACTAGAGACGGGTCTTGTGAGCGTTTAGGTTTGCCTAAGGGTGAACGGTTGTGGAGAAGTAGAACGGGTGCTTATGTGATGAACAATGTGCTCTACGTTTATTATGCTAGGTTTGGGTTGATGTGGTATGACTCTGAGATGAGGCTATGGAGAGTTGTTAATGGTTTGAGTCATCTCAACAAGGTCCGGTCTGTTGCAATGGCGGAGTATTATGGAAAGCTGGCGTTCTTGTGGGAAGATGAGGTTGGTGTTAGTGGTGGAACGAAGGAGGTTTGGTGTAGAATGATTGCTTTGGAGAGGAGTGAAGAAGGGGTTGATGGGATTGCTGAAGCGTCTCAACTTCTGGGGAGCGTCCCTCGTGGCTATATACTGCGGCATTGTCTCtctgtttcagattag
- the LOC106414651 gene encoding F-box/kelch-repeat protein At2g44700, whose translation MSSPPLFSSLPSDIVLEILARVPKRFHPTVSCVSKNFRRLLRSPEIHKIRSLLRKDSLFICFVGKTGAQWFTLRRAENNNPTTEKNRFVSIDLAFPSQTEQEPCVVAIGPEIFFICGSFNPSSAMWILDSRTGTFRQGPSSRADRLCRSVGVVGSKVYVIGIYRDADEMHVESFDVKTQTWELAPVPEDQGWWWSSAPTVSLNRKVCALRVSGNARCYDPRDGSWESLGLATKDKWLWRTGACVMNNVLYVYYARFGLMWYDSEMRLWRVVGGLSHLKKVRSVAMAEYYGNLTFLWEDDGVGVSGEMKEVWCRMIALERKEEGVDGMAEASQLLGSVLRGYRFHHCLSVSD comes from the coding sequence ATGTCGTCGCCGCCGTTGTTTTCCTCACTTCCCAGCGACATCGTCTTGGAAATTTTAGCTCGCGTCCCGAAACGCTTTCACCCGACCGTCTCTTGCGTCTCCAAGAACTTCCGCCGTCTTCTTCGTTCGCCGGAGATACACAAGATTCGCTCTCTCCTCCGCAAAGACTCACTCTTCATCTGCTTCGTCGGGAAAACGGGTGCGCAATGGTTCACTCTCCGAAGAGCCGAGAATAACAACCCGACGACAGAGAAGAATCGCTTCGTCTCCATCGACCTCGCGTTTCCTTCTCAGACCGAGCAAGAACCCTGCGTCGTCGCCATAGGCCCGGAGATATTCTTTATCTGTGGATCATTCAATCCTTCGTCAGCCATGTGGATTCTTGATTCAAGAACCGGGACGTTTCGCCAAGGACCTAGCTCGAGAGCTGATAGGTTATGCAGAAGCGTGGGTGTAGTCGGGAGCAAGGTGTACGTGATCGGGATCTATAGAGACGCCGACGAGATGCACGTGGAGTCATTTGACGTGAAGACGCAGACATGGGAACTAGCGCCGGTTCCTGAGGATCAAGGCTGGTGGTGGAGTTCGGCCCCAACTGTGTCGTTGAACAGGAAAGTTTGTGCGTTACGTGTTTCTGGCAATGCTAGGTGCTACGATCCTAGAGACGGGTCTTGGGAGAGTTTAGGTTTGGCTACTAAGGATAAATGGTTGTGGAGAACGGGTGCTTGTGTGATGAACAATGTGCTCTACGTTTATTACGCTAGGTTCGGGCTGATGTGGTATGACTCCGAGATGAGGCTATGGAGAGTGGTTGGTGGTTTGAGTCATCTCAAAAAGGTTCGGTCTGTTGCGATGGCGGAGTATTACGGGAATTTGACGTTCTTGTGGGAAGATGATGGGGTTGGTGTGAGTGGTGAaatgaaagaggtttggtgtAGAATGATTGCTTTGGAGAGGAAAGAAGAAGGAGTTGATGGGATGGCTGAAGCGTCTCAACTTCTGGGGAGTGTCCTTCGTGGCTATAGGTTTCATCATTGTCTCTCTGTTTCAGATTAA
- the LOC106413480 gene encoding target of rapamycin complex subunit LST8-1-like, giving the protein MSQPSVIIATASYDFTIRFWEAQSASCYRAINYPAVPQRELDEGRNPQNVNKLEISPDKRHLAAACNPYIRLFDINFHHGHVRTFVAHTSNVTAVGFHADGNSMYSGSEDGTVRIWDLRAPNRPEVYERNCLKAYHLDGSVTPINTVVLHPNQIELISGDQDGIIRVWDTRMNSCTIELVPEPDTAIRSLSVMRDGSMLAAANDGGTCYIWNIVRGSQVGTEFEAIHKLQAHNRHILKCVLSPDNKYLATASSDKTVKIWNVDSFTLDKVLTGHQRWVWDCAFSVDAKFILTASSDMTARLWSMEEGNELRVYRGHNKAIVCCALNDV; this is encoded by the exons ATGAGTCAGCCTTCCGTGATTATCGCAACTGCTAGCTACGATTTTACAATCCGATTCTGGGAAGCCCAATCCGCTAGCTGTTACCGTGCCATCAACTATCCTGCTgtg CCTCAAAGAGAGCTCGATGAAGGCCGTAACCCTCAGAATGTGAACAAGCTCGAGATAAGCCCAGATAAGCGTCATCTAGCAGCAGCTTGCAATCCTTATATACGGCTCTTTGATATCAATTTCCATCATggacat GTGAGGACTTTTGTTGCACACACCAGCAATGTTACGGCCGTTGGGTTTCATGCTGATGGCAATTCGATGTACTCAGGATCAGAGGATGGCACAGTTAGGATCTGGGACTTGAG GGCTCCTAATCGACCAGAGGTGTACGAACGGAATTGTCTAAAGGCATATCACTTGGATGGAAGTGTTACCCCAATTAACACAGTTGTTTTACACCCAAATCAG ATTGAACTGATATCTGGAGACCAAGATGGAATTATACGTGTATGGGATACGAGAATGAATTCATGTACCATTGAACTG GTACCAGAACCTGATACGGCTATACGGTCTTTATCAGTTATGAGGGATGGGTCAATGTTGGCTGCTGCTAACGACGGTGGCACATGTTATATATGGAACATCGTGCGTGGAAGTCAG GTGGGAACCGAGTTTGAGGCCATTCATAAGCTTCAAGCTCATAATAGACATATCCTTAAATGTGTCCTATCTCCTGACAACAA ATATCTAGCGACTGCATCCTCTGATAAAACTGTCAAAATCTGGAACGTCGACAGTTTCACGCTAGATAAAGTGTTAACAG GACATCAGAGATGGGTCTGGGACTGCGCCTTCTCAGTggatgcaaaatttattttaacag CATCATCGGACATGACGGCTAGATTGTGGTCGATGGAAGAGGGAAACGAACTGAGAGTGTACCGAGGTCATAACAAAGCAATTGTGTGTTGTGCACTCAATGATGTCTAG